Proteins encoded by one window of Archaeoglobus veneficus SNP6:
- a CDS encoding DNA-processing protein DprA, which yields MDLNKKLTDYFESNVVETNNMDDTVILEIKKDDEDYPYLLKQITKSPKILYAIGNTDILNKPAIGIVGTRNPSEMGKFYARKVAEFFSEKGFVIVSGLAKGVDAIATETALNCSANVIAVLPSIENITPKENKDLAERILKKDGLIISEFRNQRIKKYQFVERNRVISGISLGIVVVESDIKGGTMHTVRFAKEQKRLIIVADVDAEGNKRLIGEGFPVFRLDV from the coding sequence TTGGATCTCAACAAAAAACTGACAGATTATTTTGAATCAAATGTTGTTGAAACTAATAATATGGACGATACGGTTATTCTTGAAATTAAAAAAGACGATGAAGATTACCCGTATCTCCTGAAGCAGATTACGAAATCGCCCAAGATCCTGTATGCTATCGGAAATACAGACATACTCAATAAACCGGCGATAGGTATTGTTGGTACAAGAAACCCCAGCGAGATGGGGAAATTTTATGCAAGAAAAGTAGCAGAGTTCTTCTCTGAAAAAGGGTTTGTGATTGTTTCGGGGTTAGCAAAAGGCGTTGATGCCATTGCAACAGAGACTGCTCTGAACTGCAGTGCGAACGTAATTGCTGTTTTACCCTCGATTGAGAACATAACTCCAAAAGAAAATAAAGATTTGGCCGAAAGAATACTGAAGAAGGACGGGTTAATAATTTCAGAATTCAGAAATCAGAGAATAAAGAAATACCAGTTTGTTGAAAGAAACAGGGTAATTTCTGGAATTTCATTAGGTATTGTTGTTGTAGAATCCGATATAAAGGGGGGAACGATGCACACAGTTAGGTTCGCAAAAGAGCAAAAGAGGCTAATCATAGTTGCCGATGTAGATGCCGAGGGAAACAAAAGGTTAATAGGAGAGGGTTTCCCCGTTTTCAGATTAGACGTCTAA
- a CDS encoding ComF family protein, whose product MLEIIFIIGIALIFLIAIFAIRHWKKSRARLTQLYEQKTIETIEEKVASAPHYYLGEYIPKKTGLQDDFSSLIFMFKNYGSLGYKAKQDLVDEFTVQILTIIAKHKINADIVIPIPSSRAYTINEGLLRLCEQLSLILGIECGFAALERIRSVKKSAFASNLIDRPSFEDHYSSMKVNPIYDLRGKKVILLDDVYTTGNTARAAVQRIYEAGADKVWIITLAKTKEVYLFGSQQKTDRLF is encoded by the coding sequence ATGTTGGAGATTATTTTCATTATAGGTATCGCACTAATATTTTTAATAGCCATTTTTGCCATTAGACATTGGAAAAAATCAAGGGCGAGACTCACTCAGCTTTACGAGCAAAAAACGATTGAAACTATTGAAGAAAAAGTTGCTTCAGCACCGCACTACTATCTTGGCGAATATATCCCAAAGAAAACCGGTTTGCAAGATGATTTTTCTTCGTTGATCTTCATGTTCAAGAATTACGGGTCTTTGGGATATAAAGCAAAGCAAGATCTTGTAGATGAATTTACAGTGCAAATTCTGACGATTATTGCAAAGCATAAAATTAATGCGGACATTGTAATCCCTATTCCGTCAAGCCGTGCTTACACTATAAACGAAGGACTTTTAAGGCTGTGTGAGCAGCTATCTCTTATATTGGGCATAGAATGTGGTTTTGCAGCCCTTGAGAGAATTAGAAGCGTTAAAAAGTCTGCGTTTGCAAGCAATCTCATTGATCGTCCATCTTTTGAAGACCACTACAGCTCTATGAAGGTCAACCCCATTTATGATTTGAGAGGAAAGAAAGTTATATTACTTGACGATGTTTACACTACGGGCAACACAGCCAGAGCTGCAGTTCAGAGAATATACGAGGCGGGAGCTGATAAAGTCTGGATCATAACTCTCGCAAAAACAAAAGAGGTGTACTTATTTGGATCTCAACAAAAAACTGACAGATTATTTTGA